Proteins from one Sylvia atricapilla isolate bSylAtr1 chromosome 1, bSylAtr1.pri, whole genome shotgun sequence genomic window:
- the FRAT2 gene encoding GSK-3-binding protein FRAT2, protein MPCRPGERFLLLERPVAVGQAGSKEVDALVAKLGEVLQLSAQRAPPPPRAPKHLGPGSARDRAAPYSPRCCSGGGAGAGLLGPAPPQAHSQHVEPPRPDRSGQQRVTKQLCGRGWLRSAARRRKQPPPGPGDGPAEEEDPHRLLQQLILSGNLIKEAVRRLQLAAAAAAAAASAASSGSASAGSGGADGEAAAAQPLQ, encoded by the coding sequence ATGCCGTGCCGCCCGGGCGAGcgcttcctgctgctggagcgCCCGGTCGCCGTGGGACAGGCGGGCTCCAAGGAGGTGGACGCGCTGGTGGCCAAGCTGGGCgaggtgctgcagctgagcGCCCAgcgggcgccgccgccgccccgcgcccccaAGCACCTGGGGCCGGGCAGCGCCCGCGACCGCGCCGCCCCCTACTCGCCGCGGTGCtgcagcggcggcggggccggggccgggctgctgGGACCGGCCCCGCCGCAAGCTCACTCGCAACACGTCGAGCCTCCGCGGCCGGACCGGAGCGGCCAGCAGCGGGTGACCAAGCAGCTGTGCGGACGGGGCTGGCTGCGGAGCGCCGCCCGCCGGAGGAAGCAGCCTCCGCCGGGGCCGGGCGACGGGCCGGCGGAGGAGGAGGACCCGCAccggctcctgcagcagctcatccTTTCCGGCAACCTCATCAAAGAAGCCGTCCGGCGGCTGCagctggcggcggcggcggcggcggcagcggcatCCGCGGCCTCCAGCGGCAGCGCCtcggcggggagcggcggcgcggacggcgaggcggcggcggcgcagcCCCTGCAGTAG